In the genome of Leguminivora glycinivorella isolate SPB_JAAS2020 chromosome 21, LegGlyc_1.1, whole genome shotgun sequence, one region contains:
- the LOC125237574 gene encoding uncharacterized protein LOC125237574 has translation MFKFKWDSSSTQDLVLHRQSHYPRRKIQRPLKHKIIPVRIYLLYFLIPPKGRKSRKVKFSTTESIQGLLVQIDDAGDIDSVIAAQKAKAAARKDTVQPFVLIQRPLQNFAQIYIVIHDIKYHVHSAAKAFDLLFKIYHVFHAKYPQVCEHLHVIIQKKCIKSIRRMIQ, from the exons ATGTTCAAATTCAAATGGGATTCAAGTTCAACCCAGGACCTTGTACTTCataggcagagtcactacccaCGAAGAAAGATACAGAGGccgttaaaac acAAAATAATTCCGGTGCGGATTTACctgctatattttttaataccaccCAAAGGCCGAAAATCTAGGAAAGTCAAGTTCTCAACCACTGAATCAATCCAGGGCTTATTAGTTCAGATAGAT GACGCCGGAGATATCGACAGCGTAATCGCAGCCCAGAAAGCTAAGGCTGCAGCCCGGAAGGATACCGTGCAACCCTTCGTGCTCATACAAAGACCGCTACAAAACTTCGCCCAGATATACATCGTTATTCATGATATCAAATACCACGTGCATTCAGCTGCAAAGGCGTTCGACTTATTGTTTAAGATTTACCACGTTTTCCACGCCAAGTATCCCCAAGTGTGTGAGCACCTCCACGtaattattcaaaaaaagtGTATCAAATCCATACGGCGTATGATACAGTAG